From one Mya arenaria isolate MELC-2E11 chromosome 4, ASM2691426v1 genomic stretch:
- the LOC128230484 gene encoding titin homolog, with protein MSDPGLPPRPRSLNLLESVIQEEEKRAQAQPNVVIPDPRDENTDGSGSPEFYDTDKQQIVRENSLSASFTEFKMKDSEKTPQIKKGNPIAGFKGKKMKKPRSRSNSNERLTTKTKKLQRPYSADYNKFNRTESNANKVMNGRPGTSRGRAKSAKQRASSAKGQRPRSPRNYSSDTYSSSEEYTRKKKNYRSRSRSRSSSSESREKNDKPESDDFFDSDKGSDRENKNRNDSRRRDSSTSSSDSYTSNDEGKKDNESSNVNDKQAHRKGRSESESSDNLRRVPVEDGSTSSLSSSSEDEMESKRSDTKPPRPSKTKATKKLKPLLSRKKRQNYKVFQIDPDLYLEGKLHQKYSELEELMQCSFVDQKSHVTRHHIYQMELLNDQYTAASHGHHSSATIIPRSLPADVRNRSHRPSSAKPSTSSHYGESDKDSSVYDPAYVTLRSVMTAEHLRQTNRIRTDINADRPSSAKNTKKKKKKKIEATLKSKKSDTEDDSERLSYPSSKPSSASSTPRATKPHIDHHIKYTDNEKLRKWLKEKDKTYRQKAKEERRKKREEREKLIEEANEKLEKRIESQKYVKVWMREKNKVLTKKCQEERRREKQEMEQERNCSNSLPGDAMRIRPQSAPIKRPNDIHIDKHQLKGEETPEHVRQQIHMKREIDEENKQAESLHQEPHPPQTKFIYKRPVAGKIKLRMEVRGKSPTPAKNNADKGNKSEDDGETDRGNQARMSYEDWVKKKRELDIELKKHKAAEKQRELAKSDPELERIIPELGKRRVQDKLKMRKRIDTGIKHFDEKANKSFGGGDFDGEAPERPRSAYRLESDRSDSDQPALTVKQLQRPSTAPSRGRVPPSPKRSAKSPRKAIIPQRVDNIMNNEDNTNPYATDGVDGSNPYSIPFTPEKGIPQHLVERQRRIFADVVTKNLDEIEQRALLNAELIREGVSDEDIEKYRKEMKEDITRYSNENNLNYSSEPKKYVLTGGGRFPEKYIEREEEKHQPKITELMYSPRARTDSSDSSSDESMKENVKTAVSEDKIKEDARVDQANEASANNEGSGNVEPPVLSSASNNETVNGIDEEVTAHSHYKTYGNLNELQIDSPRTEPEPDTAKKEDEQLRNDIEKLKEQVEHLHLDKITGLSDHSQVIPDSNEEHNNVQESVTIVADVDPSLVGILKESKRDETFDLKPELHESTEFQHSETGGKDDDENEATSPREDLNGSMKKRVSFNEHTEVFQSFESNSTDTVTPEHEEFDPKAESLDAQSHACADDFENGGKEETNEVVSDEKETIGESTGAVFITNPDEETSA; from the exons TGAATTCAAAATGAAGGATTCTGAGAAAACACCACAGATTAAGAAGGGCAATCCCATTGCTGGTTTTAAGggaaagaaaatgaagaaaCCAAGGTCAAGATCAAATTCCAATGAAAGGTTAACAACAAAGACAAAGAAGCTGCAAAGGCCTTATTCGGCagattataataaatttaacaGAACTGAAAGTAATGCGAACAAAGTTATGAATGGTAGACCAGGTACTTCCAGGGGAAGAGCTAAAAGTGCAAAGCAAAGGGCTTCTTCTGCTAAaggtcaaaggccaaggtcaccgCGTAATTATTCCTCAGACACTTACTCCTCATCTGAGGAATATACAAGGAAGAAAAAGAATTATAGGTCAAGGTCTAGATCAAGATCTAGTTCAAGTGAatcaagagaaaaaaatgacaaacctGAATCAGACGACTTTTTTGATTCAGACAAAGGCAGTGACagagaaaataaaaatagaaatgactCAAGAAGACGGGACAGTAGTACCTCTAGTTCAGATTCATATACATCAAATGATGAAGGAAAAAAGGATAATGAGTCATCCaatgtaaatgataaacaaGCTCATCGAAAAGGAAGGTCGGAATCAGAAAGTTCAGATAACCTGCGCAGAGTTCCAGTTGAAGATGGGTCAACATCATCATTGAGTAGTTCATCAGAGGATGAGATGGAAAGCAAGAGAAGTGACACAAAACCACCAAGACCTTCCAAAACCAAAGCAACCAAAAAGTTAAAGCCTTTATTGTCAAGAAAAAAGCGACAAAATTATAAAGTTTTTCAAATAGACCCTGATCTTTACCTTGAAGGTAAACTTCACCAGAAGTATAGTGAGCTAGAGGAACTGATGCAGTGTTCCTTTGTCGACCAGAAAAGTCATGTGACTCGTCACCATATCTACCAGATGGAGCTTCTCAACGACCAGTACACAGCTGCCAGTCACGGTCACCACTCGTCAGCCACCATTATCCCACGCAGTCTTCCGGCAGATGTGCGAAATCGCTCACATCGACCCTCCTCAGCCAAACCATCTACCAGCAGTCACTATGGCGAGAGTGACAAAGACTCCAGTGTCT ATGATCCTGCCTATGTAACACTACGCAGTGTAATGACAGCTGAGCATTTAAGACAAACCAACAGAATACGCACTGACATCAATGCAGATAGGCCTTCGAGTgctaaaaataccaaaaagaagaaaaagaaaaagattgaAGCAACTCTGAAATCAAAGAAATCAGACACAGAAGATGATTCAGAGCGACTTAGCTACCCAAGCAGCAAACCGTCTTCAGCAAGTTCTACCCCTCGTGCAACAAAGCCTCACATCGATCACCacataaagtacacggacaatGAGAAGCTGCGCAAGTGGCTGAAGGAGAAGGACAAGACTTACCGACAAAAGGCGAAGGAGGAGCGACGCAAAAAGAGGGAGGAACGGGAAAAACTTATTGAAGAGGCCAACGAGAAACTGGAGAAGAGGATAGAGTCTCAGAAATAT GTGAAGGTGTGGATGCGGGAAAAGAACAAGGTGTTGACAAAGAAGTGCCAGGAAGAGAGGCGGCGCGAGAAACAGGAGATGGAACAGGAGAGGAACTGCAGCAACAGCCTACCTG GTGATGCTATGAGGATACGACCCCAGTCTGCCCCCATTAAGAGGCCAAATGACATCCATATTGATAAACACCAGCTGAAGGGAGAAGAGACACCTGAGCATGTGCGTCAACAGATCCACATGAAGAGAGAGATAgatgaagaaaataaacaagCTGAGAGCCTACATCAGGAACCGCATCCGCCACAGACGAAGTTCATATATAAGAGACCGGTGGCAGGAAAGATTAAACTGAGAATGGAGGTGAGGGGGAAGAGCCCTACACCGGCGAAAAACAATGCGGATAAAGGAAACAAGAGTGAAGATGATGGCGAAACAGATAGGGGCAACCAGGCTAGGATGTCATATGAGGACTGGGTGAAAAAGAAGAGAGAACTAGATATAGAATTGAAGAAACACAAGGCAGCTGAGAAACAGAGAGAACTGGCAAAATCTGATCCTGAACTGGAGAGAATCATTCCTGAGTTAGGAAAGAGGAGGGTGCAGGATAaattaaaaatgagaaaaaggATTGATACTGGAATAAAGCATTTTGATGAGAAAGCTAATAAATCATTTGGTGGTGGTGACTTTGATGGAGAGGCACCGGAAAGACCAAGAAGTGCATACAGGTTGGAGAGTGACCGGAGTGACAGTGATCAGCCTGCACTGACTGTAAAGCAGCTTCAGCGACCTTCCACTGCACCATCAAGGGGAAGAGTCCCACCTTCCCCAAAAAGGTCAGCAAAGTCTCCTAGGAAGGCAATTATACCACAGAGAGTGGACAACATCATGAACAATGAAGACAACACAAACCCCTATGCCACAGATGGTGTAGATGGTTCTAATCCTTATTCCATCCCATTTACTCCTGAAAAAGGAATTCCGCAGCACCTTGTTGAAAGACAGAGGAGAATATTTGCTGATGTTGTTACAAAAAACTTGGATGAAATTGAGCAGAGAGCGCTATTGAATGCAGAGCTTATTAGGGAAGGTGTTTCTGACGAGGATATAGAAAAGTATAGAAAAGAGATGAAAGAGGATATAACGAGATACAGTAATgagaataatttaaattatagcAGTGAACCAAAGAAATATGTTCTGACAGGTGGAGGAAGATTTCCAGAGAAGTATATTGAAAGAGAGGAGGAGAAACATCAACCTAAAATAACTGAACTCATGTACTCGCCAAGGGCAAGGACTGATTCCTCTGATTCTTCATCTGATGAAAGtatgaaagaaaatgtgaaGACAGCTGTCAGTGAGGACAAAATCAAAGAAGATGCAAGGGTTGATCAAGCAAATGAAGCTTCTGCTAATAATGAAGGTAGTGGAAATGTTGAGCCACCTGTTTTGAGCAGTGCAAGTAACAATGAAACAGTTAATGGTATTGATGAAGAAGTTACAGCACATAGTCATTATAAGACTTATGGTAATTTAAATGAACTGCAGATTGATTCTCCGAGGACTGAACCTGAACCTGACACAGCAAAGAAAGAAGATGAACAACTACGCAATGATATTGAAAAACTGAAGGAACAAGTGGAACATCtacatttagataaaataactgGTTTAAGTGATCATAGCCAAGTGATTCCAGATAGTAATGAGGAACATAATAATGTTCAGGAGAGCGTCACAATTGTTGCAGATGTTGATCCAAGTCTGGTTGGCATTTTGAAGGAAAGTAAAAGAGATGAAACCTTTGACTTGAAACCAGAATTGCATGAAAGTACTGAATTTCAACACAGTGAAACAGGTGGAAAAGATGATGATGAGAATGAAGCAACATCACCAAGGGAAGACTTGAATGGCAGCATGAAAAAGCGTGTATCATTCAATGAACACACAGAAGTGTTCCAGTCTTTTGAATCCAATAGTACAGACACTGTTACACCTGAACATGAGGAGTTTGATCCAAAAGCAGAGAGCCTTGATGCACAAAGTCATGCTTGTGCAGATGATTTTGAGAATGGAGGAAAGGAAGAAACGAATGAAGTTGTAAGTGATGAAAAGGAGACAATTGGAGAGAGTACTGGTGCAGTTTTTATTACAAACCCTGATGAGGAAACAAGtgcttaa